The genomic stretch GGCACTTACGTCCGGGCGACCAGTGAGCTGTCCGGCGCCATGCTGCGGCGGCTGAAGCAGGCCGAGCAGCTGGAGATCCTGGAGGTACGCCGGGCGCTCGAGGTCGAGTCGGCGCGCCTGGCCGCCACCCGGCGCACGGACGAGGACATCGTCCGCATCGAGGCGGCGCTGGCCGAGCGGGACCGCGCATGGGAGCTGGACGACCCCGACTCCTTCGTCGAGGCCGACCTGGCCTTCCACATGGCGGTCGCGCACGCCACGCACAACCTCGTGCTGATCGACCTGTACGAGGACTTCTCCGCGGCCCTGCGCGCCAGCATCACTGCCGCGGGCACGTCGCTCAACAAGAGCTACATCCCGCACGACGCGATCGCCCGCGCCATCGCGGCCGGCGACGCGGCGGCGGCGGAGCGGGCGGGTCACGCCTGCATGGAGCACATCCTCATCGCCCTCACGGAGTCCTGAGGCGATCTGCGTAGTCACGCGCGAAGTCGGTGAACGACCTGCCGGGGCGGCCCATCACGTCGGCGAACGTCGGGGTGGTGTAGTCGCCCCAGCCCTGTGCGTACGCCGTCAGGTATTCCTTGGTGACCGCGGCCACCCACTCCGGCAGCCCGGCCGCCAGCATCGAATGTCGTGCCTCGTCCGGCGTGACCGGCTGGTAGGCGATCGGCCCGCCGTACACCTCCCCCAGCGCCGTCGCCGCGTCCCGCAGCGAGATGCTGGCCGGGCCCGTGAGAGTGTAGGTCTTGCCCTTGTGCGGCGCCGGATCGCGCAGGACCGCGGCGGCGAAGTCGCCGATGTCGCGTACGTCGATCGGGCTCAGCCTGCCCTC from Nonomuraea polychroma encodes the following:
- a CDS encoding FadR/GntR family transcriptional regulator, which encodes MSLRTAQRASLVDQVIDQLKEQITSGSWQMNGKIPTETVLAEQLGVGRNTVREAVRALTHAGLLECRQGDGTYVRATSELSGAMLRRLKQAEQLEILEVRRALEVESARLAATRRTDEDIVRIEAALAERDRAWELDDPDSFVEADLAFHMAVAHATHNLVLIDLYEDFSAALRASITAAGTSLNKSYIPHDAIARAIAAGDAAAAERAGHACMEHILIALTES